The proteins below are encoded in one region of Microbispora sp. NBC_01189:
- the npdG gene encoding NADPH-dependent F420 reductase, with protein MAEHTTDVPDVSGLTIGILGGTGDQGKGLARRFSLAGHTVLIGSRSAGRAEEAAREIGVRGAANADVAAEADVVIVAVPWEGHRALLEALREPLSGKIVVDCVNPLGFDKQGAYALQVEEGSAAQQAAAVLTGSRVVAAFHHVSAVLLLDPSVAEIDLDVLVLGDDREATDVVRALAARIPGARGIYAGRLRNAHQIEALTANLISVNRRYKAHAGLRVTDV; from the coding sequence ATGGCTGAGCACACCACAGACGTCCCCGACGTGTCCGGGCTGACCATCGGCATCCTGGGCGGCACCGGAGACCAGGGCAAGGGGCTGGCCCGCCGGTTCTCCCTCGCCGGTCACACCGTGCTGATCGGTTCGCGCAGCGCCGGGCGCGCGGAGGAGGCCGCACGGGAGATCGGCGTGCGGGGGGCCGCGAACGCCGACGTGGCGGCCGAGGCCGACGTCGTGATCGTCGCCGTGCCCTGGGAGGGGCACAGGGCGCTGCTGGAGGCGCTGCGCGAGCCGCTCTCCGGCAAGATCGTGGTCGACTGCGTCAACCCGCTCGGCTTCGACAAGCAGGGGGCGTACGCCCTGCAGGTGGAGGAGGGGAGCGCGGCCCAGCAGGCGGCGGCCGTGCTGACCGGCAGCCGCGTGGTCGCGGCGTTCCACCACGTGTCGGCGGTGCTGCTGCTCGACCCCTCGGTGGCGGAGATCGACCTCGACGTGCTCGTGCTCGGCGACGACAGGGAGGCCACCGACGTCGTGCGGGCGCTCGCCGCCCGCATCCCCGGCGCGCGTGGAATCTACGCGGGACGGCTGCGCAACGCCCACCAGATCGAGGCGCTGACCGCCAACCTCATCTCGGTCAACCGCCGGTACAAGGCCCACGCCGGCCTCCGGGTCACCGACGTCTAG
- a CDS encoding esterase-like activity of phytase family protein, which produces MTGLSNQAGHDETPYTWDGRTVLPFSPSGLDVEDLVRTRDGDFWLVDEYGPSLVRVSGNGRVLERHVPAGLGLTGADYPVKETLPAILASRQQNRGFEGLAISSDQRTLYLAVQSPLANPDKKAAKKSRTGRILTFDLRRRKVTGEYPYRF; this is translated from the coding sequence GTGACCGGCCTGTCGAACCAGGCGGGGCACGACGAGACGCCGTACACCTGGGACGGCCGCACGGTCCTGCCGTTCAGCCCGAGCGGTCTGGACGTCGAGGACCTGGTGCGCACCCGTGACGGCGACTTCTGGCTGGTCGACGAGTACGGCCCGTCGCTGGTGCGGGTGTCGGGTAATGGGCGGGTGCTGGAGCGCCACGTTCCGGCTGGGCTCGGGCTGACGGGCGCGGACTATCCGGTGAAGGAGACGCTGCCCGCGATCCTGGCGAGCCGCCAGCAGAACCGCGGCTTCGAGGGCCTCGCGATCTCGTCCGACCAGCGCACGCTCTACCTGGCCGTGCAGAGCCCGCTGGCCAACCCCGACAAGAAGGCCGCCAAGAAGTCGCGGACCGGGCGCATCCTCACCTTCGACCTGCGCCGCCGGAAGGTGACCGGGGAGTATCCGTACCGGTTCTGA
- a CDS encoding alpha/beta hydrolase yields the protein MDLSFLLVHSPSVGPSTWAPVAEALRARGHLAVVPPLTDVTAGPPPYWPGLVRQVTASAPRGPLAVVAHSNAGLFVPLIAQALAGQVAACLFVDAALPPRDGACRTAEPEHLGFLRSLADDAGVLPRWTDWWPEEDVAALLPDPVTRQVVVAEQPRLPLAYYQEEIPVPARWDHVRSGYLWFGDAYAALAGKAGERGWPVARIPGEHLHQLVAPEAVADWLVATAV from the coding sequence ATGGATCTCAGCTTTCTCCTCGTGCACAGCCCCTCCGTCGGTCCCTCGACCTGGGCGCCGGTCGCCGAGGCCCTCCGGGCGCGCGGCCACCTCGCGGTCGTGCCGCCGCTGACCGACGTGACGGCCGGCCCGCCGCCGTACTGGCCGGGCCTGGTGCGGCAGGTGACGGCGAGCGCGCCGCGCGGGCCGCTGGCGGTCGTGGCGCACAGCAACGCCGGGCTGTTCGTGCCGCTGATCGCCCAGGCGCTCGCCGGGCAGGTCGCCGCGTGCCTGTTCGTGGACGCCGCCCTGCCGCCGCGCGACGGCGCGTGCCGTACGGCGGAGCCGGAGCACCTCGGCTTCCTGCGCTCCCTCGCCGACGATGCGGGCGTCCTGCCGCGGTGGACCGACTGGTGGCCCGAGGAGGACGTCGCCGCCCTCCTGCCCGACCCCGTGACGCGCCAGGTGGTCGTGGCCGAGCAGCCGCGCCTGCCGCTCGCGTACTACCAGGAGGAGATCCCCGTGCCCGCCCGCTGGGACCACGTCAGGAGCGGCTACCTGTGGTTCGGGGACGCGTACGCCGCCCTGGCCGGGAAGGCCGGTGAGCGCGGCTGGCCGGTCGCGCGCATCCCCGGCGAGCACCTGCACCAGCTCGTCGCCCCCGAGGCGGTGGCCGATTGGCTCGTCGCCACCGCCGTGTGA